In the Chitinophagales bacterium genome, one interval contains:
- the nrfD gene encoding polysulfide reductase NrfD: MSQVDSLLREPLINGVDKTYGKITEDIVRNTEGNPPKDWWIAFGFAVAGLLLYVTAVSWTIFKGIGVWGLQKTVNWAWDITNFVWWVGIGHAGTLISAVLLLFKQKWRTGINRAAEAMTIFAVICAGQFPLIHMGRIWQGFFIFPYANTRGPLWVNFNSPLLWDVFAISTYFTVSCLFWYSGLMPDFATIRDKAKSEKRKKIYNILSFGWRGTAIQWSRFESLSLVLAGLSTPLVLSVHSVVSFDFATSVIPGWHTTIFPPYFVAGAIFSGFAMVQTLMLITRKVQKLEDYITIAHIESMNKVIVLTGSIVGIAYITELFIAWYSGYLYEQYAFYNRAFGDYWWAYWSMMTCNVLSPQLFWFKKFRRSIFVSFIMSIFVNVGMWFERFVIIVTSLHKDFLVSSWNYFTPTWVDISIFIGSLGLFFTCFLLFSRTFPVIAIAEVKAIFSSISEAAQAKARKEGSH, from the coding sequence ATGTCACAAGTAGATTCATTATTGAGAGAACCATTGATAAATGGTGTAGACAAGACCTACGGAAAAATTACAGAAGACATCGTGCGCAATACAGAAGGAAATCCTCCAAAAGATTGGTGGATAGCCTTTGGCTTTGCCGTTGCTGGCTTATTGCTTTATGTTACAGCAGTGAGTTGGACTATATTCAAAGGTATAGGTGTATGGGGTCTTCAAAAAACTGTAAACTGGGCTTGGGATATCACCAACTTCGTATGGTGGGTCGGTATCGGTCACGCAGGGACCTTGATTTCGGCGGTACTTCTTCTATTCAAACAAAAATGGAGAACAGGTATTAACCGCGCGGCTGAGGCTATGACCATCTTTGCGGTTATTTGTGCAGGTCAGTTTCCATTAATTCACATGGGTCGTATTTGGCAAGGATTTTTCATATTCCCTTATGCAAACACCAGAGGTCCACTTTGGGTAAATTTTAATTCTCCACTTCTTTGGGACGTATTTGCGATATCTACTTATTTCACGGTTTCTTGTCTTTTCTGGTATTCTGGGCTAATGCCAGATTTTGCTACTATTCGTGATAAGGCTAAGAGTGAGAAAAGAAAGAAAATATACAATATCTTGAGTTTTGGTTGGAGAGGTACTGCTATACAATGGTCACGCTTTGAGAGTCTTTCTCTTGTGTTGGCAGGACTTTCGACACCGCTTGTACTTTCAGTGCACTCTGTAGTATCCTTTGACTTCGCTACATCTGTTATTCCAGGGTGGCATACTACCATTTTCCCTCCTTACTTCGTTGCAGGGGCTATCTTCTCTGGATTTGCTATGGTACAGACTTTGATGTTGATTACCAGAAAAGTACAAAAATTGGAAGATTACATTACGATAGCTCATATTGAATCTATGAATAAAGTAATCGTTCTTACGGGTTCTATTGTTGGTATAGCCTATATCACAGAGCTTTTCATAGCATGGTATTCAGGTTATTTGTATGAGCAATATGCTTTCTATAACAGAGCATTTGGAGATTATTGGTGGGCTTATTGGTCTATGATGACTTGCAACGTATTATCACCACAGTTATTCTGGTTTAAGAAGTTTCGTCGAAGCATTTTTGTAAGTTTTATCATGTCTATCTTTGTGAATGTAGGTATGTGGTTTGAGCGCTTCGTGATTATCGTAACTTCTTTGCATAAAGATTTCTTAGTGTCAAGCTGGAATTATTTCACTCCTACATGGGTAGATATTTCAATTTTTATCGGTAGCTTGGGATTATTCTTCACTTGCTTCCTGTTATTCTCACGTACGTTTCCTGTAATAGCTATAGCAGAGGTAAAAGCTATTTTCTCTTCGATATCTGAAGCAGCGCAGGCTAAGGCGAGAAAAGAAGGTTCACATTAA
- a CDS encoding cytochrome c, translating to MDSQTKKFYLKIGVALLFVAFLLYKSPKSPGSIYAPDMAFSKAYETYSDDNPRGTMLPVANTVSRNALPSDELYQKEKSVIYSYNYTRFYQNTDADKARAGAELNNPYEPTEAVLARAKVVYDKQCAICHGEKGLGDGKLIVREDGSDGAYKSVPPKYSDRLVGMKDGEIFHSITYGKNLMGAHAAHVKADDRWKLVCYIKELGGLNKASDPAAAAPADSTKK from the coding sequence ATGGATAGCCAAACTAAAAAGTTTTATCTAAAAATAGGTGTTGCACTTCTTTTCGTAGCTTTTCTACTATATAAGAGTCCTAAATCACCAGGGAGTATTTATGCGCCTGATATGGCTTTCTCCAAAGCATATGAAACATATTCAGATGATAATCCTCGAGGTACAATGTTGCCAGTAGCGAATACTGTTTCAAGAAACGCACTTCCTAGTGATGAACTTTATCAAAAGGAGAAGTCGGTCATTTATTCTTACAACTATACACGTTTTTATCAGAATACAGATGCTGATAAAGCGAGAGCAGGTGCGGAATTGAATAATCCATACGAACCTACGGAAGCTGTTTTAGCTAGAGCAAAGGTTGTATATGATAAGCAATGTGCTATCTGTCATGGTGAAAAAGGTCTAGGTGATGGTAAGTTAATTGTAAGAGAAGATGGTAGCGACGGTGCATACAAATCAGTACCTCCTAAATATTCTGATAGACTAGTAGGTATGAAGGATGGCGAAATTTTTCATTCTATCACATATGGTAAGAATCTAATGGGTGCTCACGCTGCTCATGTAAAGGCTGATGATAGATGGAAGCTTGTATGTTATATAAAAGAATTAGGAGGGTTAAATAAAGCGTCTGATCCTGCGGCTGCAGCACCAGCTGATTCTACTAAAAAATAA
- a CDS encoding DUF3341 domain-containing protein — MGHGKIEHKEYVYGIYSHETNFLDAIKSVQADGLTVDDAYSPFPVHGIDDLLGVKETSLHKAGFTLGLTGTVTALSVMTYVNTMGYPTIFGGKPFWSLPAFIPVIFETTVLMAAVGMFFVYIKRNELFPGKIPMIIDERTTDDKFALAFGIDGKSDSEIANIKSALQKSGAEEINTKSFE, encoded by the coding sequence ATGGGTCACGGAAAAATAGAGCACAAAGAATATGTTTATGGAATTTATTCCCATGAAACAAATTTTTTAGATGCTATCAAGAGTGTTCAAGCGGATGGATTAACTGTAGATGATGCTTATTCTCCATTCCCTGTGCATGGTATCGATGATTTATTAGGTGTTAAAGAAACCAGTTTGCACAAAGCTGGCTTTACGCTAGGATTGACAGGAACGGTAACTGCCCTAAGTGTAATGACCTATGTCAACACAATGGGTTATCCTACTATTTTTGGAGGTAAGCCATTTTGGTCACTGCCAGCTTTTATTCCGGTTATATTTGAAACTACAGTCCTTATGGCCGCAGTAGGCATGTTTTTCGTATATATCAAACGTAATGAGCTTTTTCCAGGAAAAATTCCAATGATCATAGATGAAAGAACAACGGATGATAAATTTGCCTTAGCATTTGGAATAGATGGAAAGTCTGATAGTGAAATAGCAAACATAAAGTCTGCATTGCAGAAGAGTGGGGCGGAAGAGATTAACACAAAATCATTTGAATAA